TATGCTCATGCATGTACTGAGCAAAAGATTGACCTGAAACTTTCTCTACCAATGCTGCAAGAACAGCGAAATTGGAATTATTATACGAAAAAAAATGATCGGGTCTATTGCGTATAACTGGAATAGGATCTGCTGTTTCAAACCAATTCATAATATCTTGATTGGTAGGATAAAGCTTGTTTTTGCGAGTTTTTAAGTCAAACTCATATTCATAGTGCGGTAATCCGGATCTATGGCTAAGCAAACTGCGGAGAGTGATACCTTCATAGGGAAAGAGGGGATAGTAGTCTTTAACTGTAAGGTCAAGGCTGAGTTTTCCTTTCTCAACCAATTGCATTACTGCAACTGAAGTGAATGTTTTTGAGAGTGAGGCAAGTTGGAATCTCGAGTTTGAACCATTTGGTATTTGCTTTTCAATGTTGGAGAAACCATTGCTTTTTTCAAAAATGATTTGATCCTTTTGTGCTATCAAGATATTTCCATTAAAACCACTTGCAATTTTTTTATCTACAATGGCTTCAATTCGGTTCTTCTTCTTTTCAAAGTTGTAGGTCTCACGGTCCGCAATTAACTTTTGAATAAGCTTTTTGGGATCAAATTTTCTCTTGGTCTCATTAGTCTCTTTTTCGCAAGAGAAGAGAGCTAGGGAGATAAATACTATTAGAACTACCTGAGACTTAAGACTTCTGAAGATTGTTAGTGAAAACACTTAGGAGAAAGATCGTTAAAGACGTGAAAATAAAACTTGCCACAACCTTAACGATTGTGATGAGAAAATAGCCGAAACCACCAGCTTCTAAAAAGAAGACAAGTAAGCAGTGAATAAATGTTAGACCTAAAACATATTGGAAAAATTTCAGGCCACCCATTTCCCTGAATGAAACATTGAGCTCGTTTTCAAGGTTTTTGGTAGGGAAAATGTACTTTAAATAGTTTCTCCTAATAAGGCCAATAAAAGTACAAGCTGCTGCATGAACACCGGCAGTGTTATAAAAAATATCAACAGTGAGTCCAATAAAAAAGGAAACTAGCAGAACAGATGTTGTTGGCATTTCACCGGGTAATAACAATATGGCTGCGAAGTAAACGAAACATAAGGCCACATCCCACAAGATAAGATTCCTTACTAGCAATATTTGCAATAGCAGGTAAAGGAAGATAAAAGCTCCTGTCTTTATAATGTCTTGGGTACTCATTGTTCGTCTTCTATTTCCTCTAAAGTGAGCTGTTCTGAGGTTAATTTATTTTCAATAACATATACATATCGCAAGCCTGTAAAATCACTACTAAGCTCCACTTCTATGTCCCAAAAAGCTGATTGAGGTAGGTCTTTCACTTTAGCAATCTTACCTACCATAATTTGAGAAGGGAAGATTAAGTTTTGATTGGAAGTAACCACACTGTCTCCAATTTTAACTTTTTTGAATTTATCAATTGTTTTCAGGTCAATGTATCTATGAGAAACACTGTTCCAGTTTGAAACCCCTAAAGCAATTATATTCTCGTCTTTCAGGTTTTGGTTTACAACTTCGGAGGATATATTGAAATCGACATTGAGAATTGATATAACTCTAGAAAAGTGATCGCTGCAACTCATTACTTGACCAACTACACCAGCAGGTCCAATGACTCCCATGCCAGGTTTGATTCCGTCAAGTTTCCCTTTGTTAATTGTAAGGTAATTTTTGCTTAGCCCTACAGTGTTATTTGCAACCTTGGCTGTAATGTATCCAAACCTGTGAGCATAGGGGTTGTTGATTTCGTTGCTATCAACCTTTAGTTCTCTCAAGCTTGTTAACTCCTCTCGTAACTTGATATTTTCACTAGCAAGTTCTTCATTCGTTTTCTTGAGATAGATATATTCCTGAGCATTATAGGTTGCAGCCATGGTGCTGGCAGCAATTCTATTGCTTGAATTGAAAAGGCTTACATCCCATTTGATGTTATTTTTACGGATCAAATAAAAACATACTATCTCCAATAGTAGGAACAACAGTAAGTTTCTGGCTTTGAAAATAAGGCCAAATAATTGACTCATAATATTTTAAACAAATGAATGTTACTGAACTAATACAGCAGCGTATTTTTCAATGTTTTGAAGGACTTCACCAGTTCCACGAACAACCGCTCTTAATGGATCCTCGGCAACATGGATAGGAAGTTTGGTCTTAATAGCCAATCTTTTTTCTAAACCATGAAGTAAGGCACCTCCACCTGTAAGGTAAATTCCGTTTTCGTAGATATCCGCAGAGAGTTCAGGCGGCGACATTTCTAATGCACGCATGATTGCTTCTTCTATTTTGGAAATTGACTTATCTAATGAGTAAGCGATTTCGCTATAAGTAACTTTAATTTCTTTTGGAATACCCGTCATTAAGTCTCTACCGCGAATCTCGATATCCGCAGGTGGGTTCTCTAAGTCTGGCAAGGCAGCTCCAACTTGAATTTTAATATATTCAGCACTTCTTTCTCCAATAAGTAAGTTGTGCTCTCTTCTCATGTAGTCAACAATATCACGAGTGAATAAGTCACCTGCAATTCTCACAGATGCTTCACATACGATACCAGAGAGTGCGATTACGGCGATTTCCGTCGTTCCACCTCCAATGTCTACAATCATAGACCCGTTAGGTTGTTCAATGTCAATTCCAATACCAATCGCAGCTGCGATTGGCTCATGAACCATGTATACTTCTTTAGCTCCTGCATGTTCAGCAGAATCTTTAACGGCTCTCTTCTCTACCTCAGTAATTCCAGAAGGTATACAAATCACCATTCTGTGCGATGGAGAGAAAAACCAGCTACGTCCAGTAGGGATCATTTTGATTAAGCCACGAATCATTAATTCGGCAGCTGTAAAGTCGGCAATTACACCGTCTTTAAGTGGCCTAATAGTTTTTATATTTTCGTTGGTTTTTTCGTGCATTTGCATCGCCTTATGACCAATTGCCAAAACCTTTCCTGAAACTTTATCAAGGGCGATAATTGACGGTTCGTCTACGACGATTTCGTCTTTATAAATAATAAGTGTGTTTGCTGTGCCAAGGTCAATTGCAATATCGCTTGTAAGGAAGCTGAAAATTCCGGCCATTTATTGATGCGTATGAGTTTTAGGTACTTAATTGACCGCAAATTTAAGACTAATAATCTCAAAAATTACCTAAATATCCAATTTTTACCAAACTATTACTTTACGGTAAATAACTAATAAGAATAAGGCTATCAACAGATTAGCTTAAATCCTTCTCCATGGAGGTTCAATATTTTTATATTCGGGTCCGATTTTAGGTGTTTTCTAAGTTTTGTGACGTACACATCCATTGATCTTGCATTGAAATATGAATCATCTCCCCAAATTAATTTTAGGGCAAAACTGCGGCTGAGAGGCTTGTTCATGTTTTGGCAAAGTAACTTCAAAAGCTCTGACTCTTTGGTGGTAAGTTTTACTTTTTCTGTGTTGTTGCTCAGTTCTTGAGTAATGATGTCGAACTTTTGATTACCAATTTCATAAACTCTTTGTTCCTCTTCTTTATCTGCTTTGTTGACTCTTCGAAGAATGGCATTCATTCTCATTAAGAGCTCTTCCATACTGAATGGCTTTGTGATATAGTCATCGGCCCCAGATTTAAATCCTTGAATGGTGTCTTCTTTCATGGACTTGGCAGTCAAGAAAATTATAGGAACTTGCGGGTCGTGCATTCTTATTTCTTTTGCAAGTGAGAAGCCATCTTTCTTAGGCATCATGACATCTAGGATGCAAAGGTCATATTCTCCTTTTTGCAGAAAAAAGTTGAGCCCTTCGTCGCCATCCCTTGCAAGGTCAACATCGAAAAGTTTAGCACCGAGGTACTCTTGTAGTAGCATTCCTAGGTTTTGGTCGTCCTCCGCGAGTAAAATTTTCATAAGTGGTAGTTATACGTTTTGAGTATGAAAGTAAAGCGTAAATGTTGTGCCTTCGTTGATTTTACTATCTACTTCAATGTTGGCATTGTGTAGGTCCAGCATTTTTTTAACATAACTAAGTCCGAGGCCGAAACCCTTTACATCATGTACGTTGCCAGTACTTACCCTATAGAACCTATCAAAAATACGAGATATTTGATCCTTGCTCATTCCTATTCCCTCGTCTCTTATAGTAAGCTTTAAAGAGCCATTCACATTTTCACTAGCAATAGTGATTTGTGGGCTTTCTTTAGAGTATTTATTTGCGTTGTCCATGAGGTTGTAAACGATGTTTGTCAAATGAACTTCGTCTCCTTCAATGATCGGGTTGTTCGCCTCCAACTCCAAGAACACTTGGCCATTTTTTTGCTCAATTTGAACACCAAGGTTTTGGTAAACTTGTTCGATCACTTCATGAATGTCAATCTCTTGTTTGTTTAGCTTTACTTCACCTTTTTCGAGCAATGCCATTTGTAAGACCTTTTCAACTTGTAGGCTCAGTCTATTGTTTTCATCTTTAATAATACCCAAGTACCTGTCAGTCTTTTGTTTATCTTTTATAACAGAGGCGTCTTTCATGACTTCTACCGCAAGAGATATCGTAGAAATAGGAGTTTTGAACTCGTGGGTCATGTTATTGATAAAGTCATTTTTAATCGTTGAGAGTTTTTTTTGCTGTAACATGGTATTGATGGATGCATAGAATATACCACCAATTAGAAAAAGGAGTGCAATAGATGAGCCAAATACGGTGTTCATATTGCCCATTATGAGCTGGTCTCTCTCTGGAAAGTAAACATACAAGAATTGATCTTGCTGCATGGCGTCATTGGGGAAAAGTCTTACATTGTAAGACTTTTCTGATGATTTGGGATCATAGTTTTCAGCATACGAGGTAAAGATCATTTTATCAATATTCTTTACGCCATATTCATATTTGATAGCGATGCCGCGGTTGCTGAGTTCTTCTTTAAGCAATGTGTCAAGCATTTGCTGATTGAGTCGCTCAAAAATGGTTCTGTTGCCTTGTAAGAAATCAGTAAATACATCCTTTACTATTGCCGCCTTGTTTCTCGTTTTCTCGAAATTTTCTTGCCTTAGCTGTTCGGTTTTAACTTCTTCTTTGGGTTTTGACTTTACAAGTTTGACAGGTTTTTTAGCTTGGGTGTCAACTCTTATGGTATCCTTTTTAGTTTTATTTCTGGGAAGGTGTTTTGGCCTTTGCTGAACGTTAGTTGTGCTTTGAAGGTAAATCGCTCCTGTCAAAGGGTCTATTTGTTGGATATAGTAGCTTTCAGTGCCAAACTCCATATTGTTCATTTCGGCATCCAGCGTTGCTATGATATCTTCAATTCCATTATCATGTCCAATAAAAAACTGGGAGCCGGCATTGAAGTTTTGCCAGAACCTGTTTTGATCTTCAAACATTTGCTTGAAAAATGTAAGTTCATTGTTCGTAACACCTCTATTAATACCAGTAAAGGCATCGCTTGGCTGATTAAAAACAACTTCATAAGACGGCAATCTACCTTCGGGGATTGAGTCTTTTTTACGCCCGTTGGGTGACTTTGCGATGTCTCCTTTTTTTATCGTTTGATTTTTGACAAGGTCAGGTTTTGGCTCTTGACTTTTTGTTCTTTTTGGGAACGGATTTTTTCGAGGCTGTGCTAATGCTTCGAGGCTTTTTCGCTCTTGCTCTCGAATCTTTTTTTTGGCCAGAAAAATAACTTCTTGTTTGTCAATTTTAGCAACTGTGGCATTCATAGCTTCTACCACATTACGGTCAAATTGTTCCTTTTTAACTGCAATAGCATTTTCGATCCAATACCACTGAAAGGCAATGAGGGCGACAAATGCAATAAGCATGAAAATGATGATGTTCCTGAAATTCTTCATTTATTCAAAATACAATCACTAAACGTTTAACTTTGAATTTTAAAATTAAGGCAAATATCAAAGAGAATAAGCCAATTAACGTTTTTTAACGAACCAATGAACATAGTTTTTATTGTATTCGGAGTTTCTTTTTTACTCTTTTAGAGTGGGCTTTTAGCATTTCTATACCTACGAAAAGTTGTTTTGAAAAAGTCTCCACCAAATGCTCCAAGAGCAGACTATTTATCTCAATTAGATCCAAATTCGAAGCGAATTGTATTTGCAGGTGATAGTAATACACACGCAAATATGAGCTACAATTGGACTAAACTCATTGAGGGTGACTTTGAGAAAGTAAATGCAGGAATTAATGGAGACTTGAGTAATAACTTGCTAGAGCGAATTGACGAAACAATTGCTTCTCGACCAGATTACGTATGTATTCTTATTGGCACCAATGATGTGAATGCAAGTATGAGTACGGTTGCAAAAGATCGTTATGTTGATAATGGTAAGATTGACGCCAATCAAGATGTAAGTGTGGACGTTTTTCGTGATAATTTGGAAAAGATCATTCGTAAACTTCAAAAGGAGACTAAGGCTCATATTGCAGTATTGTCACTTCCACTGATTGGCGAAGATTTGAAAAGTGAGGCAAACTTACGTGCCGATGAATACAGTGAATTAATTAAAAAGATAGCGATACAATTCAATCTTAGTTTTGTTGATATTCGTAAAGAGTTGAAGCAGTATGTTCAGCTTTATCAAAAGGTTCGTCCTCCTAGCTATGAAAAGTACTTTTACATAATGCTTAAAAGTATTTTTCTCCATTTTTATTTCGGCTATTCATTCGACAAGTTGAGTGCAATGAATGATATGTTACTAAGTCATGACCAGCTTCATCAAAATAGTATTTCGGGTAATATCATTGCCAAAGAGGTGAATGCTTGGATAGTTAGAATTGAGCCGAAATAGTGATTTTCTATTTCGAAGTAATACTTAAATGTCGGCCTAAAAACCTAAAGTTGTTCAAATTGTAATAGAAGTGACTAAAAGGCTATTACTGAAAACCACTTCTATAACTTATCTTTGAAAAAATTATATAATCAAGCACAATGATCCTAAATAAAGAACTACACCCAATTACTAAAAATAACCCAGAGAAAGTACTACAGTTTGGAACTGGAGTTTTATTGCGAGGCTTGTGCGATTATGCAATTGACAAAGCCAACAAAAAAGGGGTCTTCAATGGTAGTGTAGTTGTAGTAAAGTCTACTCCTGGAAGTTTAAGTGACTTTAATGATCAAGATAACCTATATACAGTGTGTGTAAGAGGGTTGGATAATGGAAAAATTATTGAGGAGAATATTATTAATGAAAGCATAAGTAGAGTTATAAGTGCTGCAAGTGACTGGGATGCTTTTTTAGAAACTGCGGAAAATCCACAAATGAACGTGGTTATTAGCAATACAACGGAAGTTGGTTTGCAATACCACGAAGAAAACCTTGGAGCAACTTGCCCAAGCTCTTTCCCTGGCAAACTAACACTTTGGCTAAAAAAACGATTTGATTCTGGTCTGTCGGGCGTTGTGATTATTCCAACTGAGCTTGTTGTAGATAACGGAATGTTATTGAAATCGTTTGTTATTAAGCATGCTCAAAGAAATCAGCTTGGAGGAGATTTTGTAGAGTGGATAGAAAACGAAAATGACTTCTGTAATTCGTTAGTTGATAGAATTGTTCCAGGTAAGCCCGAAGCAAACGAGTTGGAAGAGTTGAAAACTAGTCTGGGTTATGAAGACAACTTGATCCTAAAGTGTGAAGCTTATAAATTATGGGCAATAGAAGGAGGAGATAGAGTTAAGGACATTTTGAGCTTCGAAGAGGTAGATAAGAATATTGTTGTTGCAAAGGATATTACGCAGTACAGAGAGTTAAAGCTAAGAATGCTTAATGCTCCTCACACATTGATGAGTGGACTAGCGTTTTTGTCAGGGTTTGAGCACGTAAAAGATGCACTAAATGATGGACTGATGGAAAAGTTCATGACCATTTTAATGCTGACCGAAATGGCACCTGCTTTACCAGCAAATATTGATGCAAAATTAGCTCAACGTTACGGAAGAGAAGTCATGGATAGATTCCGTAACCCATACCTTAACCATAAATGGCATAGCATAACTTTGCAATACAGTATGAAGATGAAAAATAGAGTAATGCCATTGCTCTATAAATATTACGAGATTTTTGAAACAGTGCCACAGTATTTAGCAAGGTGTTTTGCGGCCTATCTTCTATTCATGAAGAGTGTAGAGCAAAAGGACGGAAAGTTTTATGGAGAGAGTCACGGAGAGAAATATTTGATCAATGATGACCAAGCACCTTATTTTCATGAGTTATGGACATGTGATGATCCAGTAAAAGTTACAAAGTTAGCACTTAGCAATGAAGAGCTTTGGGGAACTGACCTAACACAGCTAAATGGCTTAGAGTCAAACGTTGCCATTCACTTAAGTAATATGCAAATGGCGGGTGTAAGAGAAGTTGCGGCAGCTCTAAATGTTTATGCGTAAAATAATTTATGAAAAACTCTTGGAATAAATAAAACTGTCCTACATCTTTGCAATCCCAAATGAGGGGAGTCTAGCTCTTCCGATAGTTATCGGGAGGTTCAAAGCTTCAAAATTTAGGGAGTTTAGCTCAGTTGGTTCAGAGCATCTGCCTTACAAGCAGAGGGTCGGGGGTTCGAATCCCTCAACTCCCACACAAAGTCTTCGAGAAATCGAGGACTTTTTTTGTTTTTAAGCCTCTGCCTTGGAAGGAGAAGGTTGGGGCGATGCGGCGTACCGATTCGAATCGCGAAATGTCGCACCACTTACTTCCACACAAAGTCTTCTAGAAATCGAAGGCTTTTTTTGTTTTTAAGCCTCTGCCTTGGAAGGAGAGGGTTGGGGCGATGCGGCGTTCCGATTCGAATCGCGAAATGTCGCACCACTCACTTCCACACAAAGTCTTCGAGAAATCGAGGGCTTTTTTGTTTTTAAGCCTCTGGCTTGGAAGGAGAGGGTTAGGGCGATGCGGCGTTCCGATTCGAATCGCGAAATGTCGCACCACTCACTCCCACACAAAGTCTTCGAGAAATCGAAGGCTTTTTTCTTGTTTTAAAACGTAGTATTCGGTTTGCGAATAGAAGTGTATGTATGTTTGGAGTCGATACATTGCACCGGCGAACGTCGCACCGTTTAACCCCGACCAAAGTCCTCTTATGGTAGACTTTTCTGCCTTATCTATTCAAGTTATTAGAAAGGGGTTGTTGATGGCTTTTGAGAAAATATAAATTTATTTCGATTGCAAATTGTGCTTTGTATTAAGGCTTCAAAGTAGAATCAATTCAAGACTCTCATGCCTTCATAAATAACAATACTCACAGCGTTTGCTAGGTTAAGGCTTCGAACCTTGTCAGAGTAAATTGGAATATTGTATTGATGAGCCTCATTTGCTTTCAGTAGATCTTTGGGTAAACCGACAGATTCTTTTCCGAAAATCAAAAATTGTCCTTCTTGGAAGGGGATTTCCCAGAACGCTTTTTCTGCATGGCTCGAAAGAAACGCCATGGGTTCGTTTTTATTTAGTTCAAAAAACTCCTCTTGGCTTTCATAATATCGAACGTCTAAATGTTGCCAGTAATCTAGACCTGCACGCTTGAGTCTTTTGTCAGAAAGCTCAAACCCAAAAGGTTTAACCAAATGTAGTATTGATCCTGTTGCTAAGCTTAGTCGACCAATATTGCCAGTATTATTAGGGATCTCAGGCTCAATTAAAACGATATTTAAAGGCATAGTTTGATTTAATCTTAGCAGTTAGGGCGAAATGTAAAGCTACCCGAACATTTCTGATATTTCAAGCAGAATGGTTTCCTCTTTGTGCTTCACGTTACTAATTACTTTTTAGCCTCACCTGAAAGCTGGTTGAAGATTTAATTATTTCTTATGAGCTAAGCTTTCTTCTGCCCAGTTGTTTAATTGAAGCGGAATTACAAAGCCCACTTTTCTGCTGACTTCTTGCCCAGCGGAGTTAAGTATTAATAGGGTAGGGTAAGAGGTAATCGAATATCTCTTAGCAATTATATTTCCCTGTGGACTTTCAACGTCGATGGATAGGTTGATAAAGTTCTTATTAAAAAGCTCGCCTACGCTTTCTCTTGGAAAAGTGACGCTTTTGAGCATTTTGCATGGTCTACACCATTTTGCGTAGAAATCTACAAAAATGAGTTTATCTTGTTCTTGAGCTTTGATTAAACTCTCCTCTAGGTCGTCGCTTGTCCATTCTATACCGTCTCCCTTAAGTATGGGAAGTTGATCTACTTTTTCGTAAGAAGTAAATTGCATCAACAACAAAAATCCAATGAGTAAGACAAAAGGAATATAGCTGAGGTATTTCTTTAACATAGTTAATTCAATTACGTAAATGTAGAGGTGAAAGTAGGTTAAGTGAGTAAAAAAATAGCCACTGCTTTGGTGAAACAGTGGCTAGGTTTAAGAAAATTAAAATTCTATTTCAATTCAAAGCTTGCTTCCAAAACATCTTGAGAGCTTTTGCCAACAAATACCTTGAATGTTCCTTTTTCTAGCATATCGTTACCCTCATCGTCTTTAAAACTTAAATCGCTACTTGATAATGTAAAGCTTACTTTTTGAGTTTCTCCCGCTTTGATTTTTACTTTTTTGAAACCTTTAAGTTCTTTTATGGGACGAACTCTTGAAGCAACTAAATCTCTTATGTACAATTGAACAATTTCTTCGCCATCTATGGAGGAGGTATTTTTGACTTCAACACTTACCTGGATTATTCCATTTTGATTCATTTCTGAAGCAGACAAGCTTATGTTGCTGTAATCGTATGTAGAATATGAAAGACCATAACCAAAAGGGAATAATGCTCCATTGGGAATGTCTCTATATCTTGAAACCCAGAAATGTGCTGGGCCTTCATTGCCGTCCACATGGGGCCTCCCTGTACTGAAAGTATTATAATATACAGGTATTTGTCCTACGCTGTGAGGGAAGCTCATTACTGTCTTCGCACTAGGGTTTACATCACCCGATAATACGTCTGCCACACCATTTCCATGTTGTATTCCACCCGACCAAACGTTTAGAATTGTACCATGTTCTTTTGCAACTTCGGTAAGTACCATTGGTCTACCAGTTTGAACTAGTACAACGACTGGTTTGCCAGTCTCTTTTGCTAAGCGAAGCATTTCCATTTGGGCAGGTGCTGGGCTAATGTCGGCGAGAACACGTGCTTCACCCATGAGGTCGCCATACAAGCCAATAGTACCTAAGATAACATCGGCATTTTTTGCTATTTTCTTGATTTGCTTTGCCGCTGAAGGGTCGAGATTGTTATCACGATCATACACAGGTAAAAAGTTTACTGTTGCATTTGGGTATTTGGCTTTTACCCCTTCCAATATGGTGACTACATCACCATGATCACCCATTCCTTTCCAAAAATCTAAAACGTCATTCTGGCTTTCGGCTAGGAAACCAAGTACTAAAATGTTCTTAAGGTTCTTGCTGAGAGGTAAAACCTTATCGTCATTTTTAAGAAGCAACATAGAGCCTGCAGCAGCCTTTCTTGCAAGATCCAAATGTGACGAAGTCATCGTGTTGTTCTTTTCTTTTTCCTTGTCATGTCTTGCATAAGGATTTTCGAACAAACCAAGCTTAAACTTGTAGTACAAAACTCTTGCGACCGCTTTATCTAGTAGGGATTCAGGTACATCACCATTTTTAATACTTTGTGCCAGGTTATTAATCGTAACACGAGATTCCATGTCAATATCAGAACCCGCCATGAGGGCTTTTTCTGCTGCGTCTTTTCCATCTTTGGCAAAACCATGAGCGATCATTTCGCCAAAAGAAGCCCAGTCTGAAACCACGATGCCTTCAAAACCCCATTTGTCTCTCAATACTTCAGTAACGAGGTATTTGTTTCCACTAGCTGGTATTCCGTCTAACACATTAAATGAGTTCATGACAGTTGCTACACCAGCATCCACAGCGTGTTTATAGGGTATTATGTAATTGTTCCAAAGGCTGTTACGACTGATGTCTACAGTATTATATTCTCTACCACCTTCTGGAGCACCATAAGCAGCAAAATGTTTTACACAAGCTAAAACATTGTCATTCGAAAAGTCACCTTGAAAGCCTTTTACTCGAGCTGCGGCAAATACGCCATTGATGTAGGCATCTTCTCCTGAGCCTTCCATCACACGACCCCATCGTGGATCTCTAGACATGTCCATCATGGGTGCGAAGGTCCAGTGTAAGCCAGCGGCTGCAGCTTCCTTTGCTGCAACTGCAGCGGTTTGCTCAGCAATTTCTAAATCCCAGCTACATGCTTCTGCAAGTGGAATAGGGAAAACAGTTTTATAACCATGGATTACATCAAATGCAAATAACACTGGGATACCAAGTCTACTTTCTTCCACTGCAATTTTTTGAACGGCCAGTGTTTGTTCCACACCGGTTACGTTTAGAAATGAACCAACTTTACCTTGTTTCAATAATTGCAACCGCCCTTGAGCTCCCTCATCATTTGCTGCAGCTGGGCCTGTCATGACTCCTCCGTTGAGTTGGTTGAGTTGTCCTACTTTCTCTTCAAGAGTCATGCGAGACAATAAGTCATTTACACGATCGGCAATAGGGACATTGTTATTTTTATAAACTTCTTGAGCAATTAGGTTTGGGACAAAACCTATTAAACAGAGTGACAAGATATACCTGTAGAAATGTTTCATAGTAAGTAGGTTAAAAGTATTTAGTGCCTAAATATACTTGATTAAGCTTGATATTCTAAAAAAGGATGTGCGTATTAAATAGGCTCTTCTTGGTATATTTCAATAAATGCCAAGTAAAGCTGCTAGGT
This portion of the Spirosomataceae bacterium TFI 002 genome encodes:
- a CDS encoding beta-glucosidase — protein: MKHFYRYILSLCLIGFVPNLIAQEVYKNNNVPIADRVNDLLSRMTLEEKVGQLNQLNGGVMTGPAAANDEGAQGRLQLLKQGKVGSFLNVTGVEQTLAVQKIAVEESRLGIPVLFAFDVIHGYKTVFPIPLAEACSWDLEIAEQTAAVAAKEAAAAGLHWTFAPMMDMSRDPRWGRVMEGSGEDAYINGVFAAARVKGFQGDFSNDNVLACVKHFAAYGAPEGGREYNTVDISRNSLWNNYIIPYKHAVDAGVATVMNSFNVLDGIPASGNKYLVTEVLRDKWGFEGIVVSDWASFGEMIAHGFAKDGKDAAEKALMAGSDIDMESRVTINNLAQSIKNGDVPESLLDKAVARVLYYKFKLGLFENPYARHDKEKEKNNTMTSSHLDLARKAAAGSMLLLKNDDKVLPLSKNLKNILVLGFLAESQNDVLDFWKGMGDHGDVVTILEGVKAKYPNATVNFLPVYDRDNNLDPSAAKQIKKIAKNADVILGTIGLYGDLMGEARVLADISPAPAQMEMLRLAKETGKPVVVLVQTGRPMVLTEVAKEHGTILNVWSGGIQHGNGVADVLSGDVNPSAKTVMSFPHSVGQIPVYYNTFSTGRPHVDGNEGPAHFWVSRYRDIPNGALFPFGYGLSYSTYDYSNISLSASEMNQNGIIQVSVEVKNTSSIDGEEIVQLYIRDLVASRVRPIKELKGFKKVKIKAGETQKVSFTLSSSDLSFKDDEGNDMLEKGTFKVFVGKSSQDVLEASFELK
- a CDS encoding tRNA (cytidine/uridine-2'-O-)-methyltransferase, encoding MPLNIVLIEPEIPNNTGNIGRLSLATGSILHLVKPFGFELSDKRLKRAGLDYWQHLDVRYYESQEEFFELNKNEPMAFLSSHAEKAFWEIPFQEGQFLIFGKESVGLPKDLLKANEAHQYNIPIYSDKVRSLNLANAVSIVIYEGMRVLN
- a CDS encoding Thioredoxin-like, with product MLKKYLSYIPFVLLIGFLLLMQFTSYEKVDQLPILKGDGIEWTSDDLEESLIKAQEQDKLIFVDFYAKWCRPCKMLKSVTFPRESVGELFNKNFINLSIDVESPQGNIIAKRYSITSYPTLLILNSAGQEVSRKVGFVIPLQLNNWAEESLAHKK